One Mya arenaria isolate MELC-2E11 chromosome 5, ASM2691426v1 genomic window carries:
- the LOC128233562 gene encoding uncharacterized protein LOC128233562 isoform X3 yields the protein MFKMEVYLKSICFILLTAKVICNIVYEGDPAVLVCTIASDAYPSWNGPPHISGRSTLYNYEASQHFNPALIDNKLLRMKWAENKRDLNFTSVLQEDEGNYSCSAASIGTMSITVTVEGVPETPTISISPTKDAYIEGNTLTFMCASNSTTLPVSHNLLLNYTWIINNNIYSNSSRLSHSQRGEYLTIQGISGADALLEIKCSAVENIAQGFTSNKSNAAQFNVIYGPNASVISENTPYVVTEGEEMDQIICTSVCWPGCTQFWKNDTDNTTTAMSGIISLGTIARYHSGNYTCVSRNIRPEYLKESSSTISFVVQYSPDVLIKTVNTTSTESGIFLRCSAKGVPNKYIYYDWVQHWPGYGVVAIHPPNGDSFKLDSVSYQYSGIWYCSVSNGIVDYVTQNIKKNASVEILIKDAPVLVKPNLPSGSIHNIKVAESDREILIEVHIYSNSGPVRIHVYPLENGIRTKDEFEVIGLYQAEILLPVFEHYISTQGTIANVSLEVNGNAKSSRYVMMIKNDFKETLLTVELTKDLPTEQTYLVGAIVGSVVGGAALCLLVVLLVNCMRSTRISKNLAQATGSQSKETDRHSSELAAKYEMDNIQEYLDIQESIDQGSDLAAHYETLETNKTSHGNAYEDLIQKQET from the exons ATGTTCAAAATGGAGGTTTACTTGAAAtctatatgttttatacttcTTACAG CAAAGGTCATTTGCAACATTGTATATGAGGGTGATCCTGCAGTTTTGGTTTGCACTATTGCGAGTGACGCCTATCCTAGCTGGAACGGTCCCCCACACATAAGTGGACGTTCAACATTGTACAATTATGAGGCCAGTCAGCACTTTAATCCTGCTCTAATCGATAACAAACTGCTAAGGATGAAATGGGCGGAAAATAAACGAGACTTAAACTTCACTTCGGTTCTTCAAGAGGACGAGGGAAACTACTCTTGCTCTGCCGCATCTATAGGAACCATGTCAATAACAGTAACAGTTGAAG gcGTTCCAGAAACACCAACAATCAGCATATCGCCCACCAAAGACGCTTACATTGAGGGCAATACCCTTACATTCATGTGTGCGAGTAATTCGACGACACTTCCTGTAAGCCATAACCTTCTTTTAAACTACACTTggataataaataacaatatttactcAAACAGTTCAAGACTTTCTCATTCACAACGAGGGGAATACCTAACAATTCAAGGGATTTCTGGAGCTGATGCGctattggaaataaaatgttctgCCGTGGAGAATATCGCACAGGGATTTACATCCAACAAAAGTAATGCCGCacaatttaatgttatat ATGGTCCAAATGCCTCAGTCATAAGCGAAAATACACCGTATGTCGTCACTGAAGGAGAAGAAATGGATCAAATCATATGCACGTCTGTTTGCTGGCCTGGATGCACACAATTTTGGAAAAACGACACAGATAATACCACTACGGCAATGTCCGGAATTATTTCTTTAGGGACGATTGCACGATATCATTCTGGAAATTATACTTGTGTTTCGAGAAATATAAGACCTGAGTATCTAAAAGAAAGTAGTTCTACAATTAGCTTTGTGGTTCAAT ACTCACCAGATGTGTTAATTAAAACAGTAAACACTACTTCGACGGAGTCAGGTATTTTCCTTCGATGTTCTGCCAAAGGCGTGcccaacaaatatatatactatgACTGGGTTCAGCACTGGCCTGGGTATGGTGTTGTAGCCATTCATCCCCCAAATGGAGATTCATTTAAGCTTGATAGTGTATCATACCAATATTCTGGGATTTGGTACTGCTCAGTGAGCAATGGCATTGTAGATTACGTCACACAGAATATCAAGAAAAATGCCTCTGTGGAAATTTTGATAAAAG ATGCGCCAGTGCTTGTCAAACCCAATCTACCCAGTGGAAGCATTCATAATATTAAAGTGGCCGAAAGCGATAGAGAGATCTTGATTGAAGTACATATCTACTCCAATTCTGGTCCCGTGAGGATACATGTATATCCACTAGAAAATGGCATAAGAACTAAGGATGAGTTTGAAGTAATAGGTTTGTATCAAGCTGAGATACTTCTGCCTGTGTTTGAACATTACATTTCGACACAAGGTACAATAGCAAATGTATCGTTGGAAGTCAACGGAAATGCGAAATCATCTCGTTACGTGATGATGATAAAGAACGACTTTAAAGAGACACTGTTGACAGTAGAGCTGACAAAAGACCTGCCAACCG AACAGACGTATTTAGTCGGGGCTATTGTTGGTAGTGTTGTTGGTGGGGCCGCACTTTGCCTTTTAGTAGTTTTACTTGTGAATTGTATGAGGTCTACAAGAATATCAAAGAACCTAGCGCAAG CAACTGGTTCTCAAAGCAAAGAAACGGACAG ACATTCATCAGAATTAGCAGCAAAATATGAAATGGATAACATTCAGGAATACCTTGACATACAAGAGAGTATTGATCAAGGCAGTGACTTAGCCGCCCATTATGAAACTTTGGAAACTAACAAGACGTCTCACGGCAATGCGTACGAAGATTTGATACAAAAGCAGGAGACTTGA
- the LOC128233562 gene encoding uncharacterized protein LOC128233562 isoform X1 translates to MFKMEVYLKSICFILLTAKVICNIVYEGDPAVLVCTIASDAYPSWNGPPHISGRSTLYNYEASQHFNPALIDNKLLRMKWAENKRDLNFTSVLQEDEGNYSCSAASIGTMSITVTVEGRIFSRPGKQPILIYNHNYTNDGSVVLVSPSGNIFQAICLDGNCYNDQYLNCSLSSSGNISNGSFHIILDTFWHGQEGEYQFESAGSVLKTITVFLLGVPETPTISISPTKDAYIEGNTLTFMCASNSTTLPVSHNLLLNYTWIINNNIYSNSSRLSHSQRGEYLTIQGISGADALLEIKCSAVENIAQGFTSNKSNAAQFNVIYGPNASVISENTPYVVTEGEEMDQIICTSVCWPGCTQFWKNDTDNTTTAMSGIISLGTIARYHSGNYTCVSRNIRPEYLKESSSTISFVVQYSPDVLIKTVNTTSTESGIFLRCSAKGVPNKYIYYDWVQHWPGYGVVAIHPPNGDSFKLDSVSYQYSGIWYCSVSNGIVDYVTQNIKKNASVEILIKDAPVLVKPNLPSGSIHNIKVAESDREILIEVHIYSNSGPVRIHVYPLENGIRTKDEFEVIGLYQAEILLPVFEHYISTQGTIANVSLEVNGNAKSSRYVMMIKNDFKETLLTVELTKDLPTEQTYLVGAIVGSVVGGAALCLLVVLLVNCMRSTRISKNLAQATGSQSKETDRHSSELAAKYEMDNIQEYLDIQESIDQGSDLAAHYETLETNKTSHGNAYEDLIQKQET, encoded by the exons ATGTTCAAAATGGAGGTTTACTTGAAAtctatatgttttatacttcTTACAG CAAAGGTCATTTGCAACATTGTATATGAGGGTGATCCTGCAGTTTTGGTTTGCACTATTGCGAGTGACGCCTATCCTAGCTGGAACGGTCCCCCACACATAAGTGGACGTTCAACATTGTACAATTATGAGGCCAGTCAGCACTTTAATCCTGCTCTAATCGATAACAAACTGCTAAGGATGAAATGGGCGGAAAATAAACGAGACTTAAACTTCACTTCGGTTCTTCAAGAGGACGAGGGAAACTACTCTTGCTCTGCCGCATCTATAGGAACCATGTCAATAACAGTAACAGTTGAAG GACGAATATTTTCGCGACCTGGCAAACAACCAATACTGATTTACAATCACAACTATACGAATGATGGTTCAGTTGTCCTTGTGTCTCCAAGTGGAAACATCTTTCAAGCCATATGTCTAGATGGCAATTGCTATAATGACCAGTACTTAAATTGTAGCCTGTCGTCAAGTGGAAACATTTCAAATGGATCATTTCATATCATATTGGATACTTTTTGGCATGGTCAGGAAGGGGAGTACCAGTTCGAAAGCGCAGGgagtgttttaaaaacaataactgtATTTTTACTCG gcGTTCCAGAAACACCAACAATCAGCATATCGCCCACCAAAGACGCTTACATTGAGGGCAATACCCTTACATTCATGTGTGCGAGTAATTCGACGACACTTCCTGTAAGCCATAACCTTCTTTTAAACTACACTTggataataaataacaatatttactcAAACAGTTCAAGACTTTCTCATTCACAACGAGGGGAATACCTAACAATTCAAGGGATTTCTGGAGCTGATGCGctattggaaataaaatgttctgCCGTGGAGAATATCGCACAGGGATTTACATCCAACAAAAGTAATGCCGCacaatttaatgttatat ATGGTCCAAATGCCTCAGTCATAAGCGAAAATACACCGTATGTCGTCACTGAAGGAGAAGAAATGGATCAAATCATATGCACGTCTGTTTGCTGGCCTGGATGCACACAATTTTGGAAAAACGACACAGATAATACCACTACGGCAATGTCCGGAATTATTTCTTTAGGGACGATTGCACGATATCATTCTGGAAATTATACTTGTGTTTCGAGAAATATAAGACCTGAGTATCTAAAAGAAAGTAGTTCTACAATTAGCTTTGTGGTTCAAT ACTCACCAGATGTGTTAATTAAAACAGTAAACACTACTTCGACGGAGTCAGGTATTTTCCTTCGATGTTCTGCCAAAGGCGTGcccaacaaatatatatactatgACTGGGTTCAGCACTGGCCTGGGTATGGTGTTGTAGCCATTCATCCCCCAAATGGAGATTCATTTAAGCTTGATAGTGTATCATACCAATATTCTGGGATTTGGTACTGCTCAGTGAGCAATGGCATTGTAGATTACGTCACACAGAATATCAAGAAAAATGCCTCTGTGGAAATTTTGATAAAAG ATGCGCCAGTGCTTGTCAAACCCAATCTACCCAGTGGAAGCATTCATAATATTAAAGTGGCCGAAAGCGATAGAGAGATCTTGATTGAAGTACATATCTACTCCAATTCTGGTCCCGTGAGGATACATGTATATCCACTAGAAAATGGCATAAGAACTAAGGATGAGTTTGAAGTAATAGGTTTGTATCAAGCTGAGATACTTCTGCCTGTGTTTGAACATTACATTTCGACACAAGGTACAATAGCAAATGTATCGTTGGAAGTCAACGGAAATGCGAAATCATCTCGTTACGTGATGATGATAAAGAACGACTTTAAAGAGACACTGTTGACAGTAGAGCTGACAAAAGACCTGCCAACCG AACAGACGTATTTAGTCGGGGCTATTGTTGGTAGTGTTGTTGGTGGGGCCGCACTTTGCCTTTTAGTAGTTTTACTTGTGAATTGTATGAGGTCTACAAGAATATCAAAGAACCTAGCGCAAG CAACTGGTTCTCAAAGCAAAGAAACGGACAG ACATTCATCAGAATTAGCAGCAAAATATGAAATGGATAACATTCAGGAATACCTTGACATACAAGAGAGTATTGATCAAGGCAGTGACTTAGCCGCCCATTATGAAACTTTGGAAACTAACAAGACGTCTCACGGCAATGCGTACGAAGATTTGATACAAAAGCAGGAGACTTGA
- the LOC128233562 gene encoding uncharacterized protein LOC128233562 isoform X4, protein MFKMEVYLKSICFILLTAKVICNIVYEGDPAVLVCTIASDAYPSWNGPPHISGRSTLYNYEASQHFNPALIDNKLLRMKWAENKRDLNFTSVLQEDEGNYSCSAASIGTMSITVTVEGRIFSRPGKQPILIYNHNYTNDGSVVLVSPSGNIFQAICLDGNCYNDQYLNCSLSSSGNISNGSFHIILDTFWHGQEGEYQFESAGSVLKTITVFLLGVPETPTISISPTKDAYIEGNTLTFMCASNSTTLPVSHNLLLNYTWIINNNIYSNSSRLSHSQRGEYLTIQGISGADALLEIKCSAVENIAQGFTSNKSNAAQFNVIYGPNASVISENTPYVVTEGEEMDQIICTSVCWPGCTQFWKNDTDNTTTAMSGIISLGTIARYHSGNYTCVSRNIRPEYLKESSSTISFVVQYSPDVLIKTVNTTSTESGIFLRCSAKGVPNKYIYYDWVQHWPGYGVVAIHPPNGDSFKLDSVSYQYSGIWYCSVSNGIVDYVTQNIKKNASVEILIKDAPVLVKPNLPSGSIHNIKVAESDREILIEVHIYSNSGPVRIHVYPLENGIRTKDEFEVIATGSQSKETDRHSSELAAKYEMDNIQEYLDIQESIDQGSDLAAHYETLETNKTSHGNAYEDLIQKQET, encoded by the exons ATGTTCAAAATGGAGGTTTACTTGAAAtctatatgttttatacttcTTACAG CAAAGGTCATTTGCAACATTGTATATGAGGGTGATCCTGCAGTTTTGGTTTGCACTATTGCGAGTGACGCCTATCCTAGCTGGAACGGTCCCCCACACATAAGTGGACGTTCAACATTGTACAATTATGAGGCCAGTCAGCACTTTAATCCTGCTCTAATCGATAACAAACTGCTAAGGATGAAATGGGCGGAAAATAAACGAGACTTAAACTTCACTTCGGTTCTTCAAGAGGACGAGGGAAACTACTCTTGCTCTGCCGCATCTATAGGAACCATGTCAATAACAGTAACAGTTGAAG GACGAATATTTTCGCGACCTGGCAAACAACCAATACTGATTTACAATCACAACTATACGAATGATGGTTCAGTTGTCCTTGTGTCTCCAAGTGGAAACATCTTTCAAGCCATATGTCTAGATGGCAATTGCTATAATGACCAGTACTTAAATTGTAGCCTGTCGTCAAGTGGAAACATTTCAAATGGATCATTTCATATCATATTGGATACTTTTTGGCATGGTCAGGAAGGGGAGTACCAGTTCGAAAGCGCAGGgagtgttttaaaaacaataactgtATTTTTACTCG gcGTTCCAGAAACACCAACAATCAGCATATCGCCCACCAAAGACGCTTACATTGAGGGCAATACCCTTACATTCATGTGTGCGAGTAATTCGACGACACTTCCTGTAAGCCATAACCTTCTTTTAAACTACACTTggataataaataacaatatttactcAAACAGTTCAAGACTTTCTCATTCACAACGAGGGGAATACCTAACAATTCAAGGGATTTCTGGAGCTGATGCGctattggaaataaaatgttctgCCGTGGAGAATATCGCACAGGGATTTACATCCAACAAAAGTAATGCCGCacaatttaatgttatat ATGGTCCAAATGCCTCAGTCATAAGCGAAAATACACCGTATGTCGTCACTGAAGGAGAAGAAATGGATCAAATCATATGCACGTCTGTTTGCTGGCCTGGATGCACACAATTTTGGAAAAACGACACAGATAATACCACTACGGCAATGTCCGGAATTATTTCTTTAGGGACGATTGCACGATATCATTCTGGAAATTATACTTGTGTTTCGAGAAATATAAGACCTGAGTATCTAAAAGAAAGTAGTTCTACAATTAGCTTTGTGGTTCAAT ACTCACCAGATGTGTTAATTAAAACAGTAAACACTACTTCGACGGAGTCAGGTATTTTCCTTCGATGTTCTGCCAAAGGCGTGcccaacaaatatatatactatgACTGGGTTCAGCACTGGCCTGGGTATGGTGTTGTAGCCATTCATCCCCCAAATGGAGATTCATTTAAGCTTGATAGTGTATCATACCAATATTCTGGGATTTGGTACTGCTCAGTGAGCAATGGCATTGTAGATTACGTCACACAGAATATCAAGAAAAATGCCTCTGTGGAAATTTTGATAAAAG ATGCGCCAGTGCTTGTCAAACCCAATCTACCCAGTGGAAGCATTCATAATATTAAAGTGGCCGAAAGCGATAGAGAGATCTTGATTGAAGTACATATCTACTCCAATTCTGGTCCCGTGAGGATACATGTATATCCACTAGAAAATGGCATAAGAACTAAGGATGAGTTTGAAGTAATAG CAACTGGTTCTCAAAGCAAAGAAACGGACAG ACATTCATCAGAATTAGCAGCAAAATATGAAATGGATAACATTCAGGAATACCTTGACATACAAGAGAGTATTGATCAAGGCAGTGACTTAGCCGCCCATTATGAAACTTTGGAAACTAACAAGACGTCTCACGGCAATGCGTACGAAGATTTGATACAAAAGCAGGAGACTTGA
- the LOC128233562 gene encoding uncharacterized protein LOC128233562 isoform X2, which yields MFKMEVYLKSICFILLTAKVICNIVYEGDPAVLVCTIASDAYPSWNGPPHISGRSTLYNYEASQHFNPALIDNKLLRMKWAENKRDLNFTSVLQEDEGNYSCSAASIGTMSITVTVEGRIFSRPGKQPILIYNHNYTNDGSVVLVSPSGNIFQAICLDGNCYNDQYLNCSLSSSGNISNGSFHIILDTFWHGQEGEYQFESAGSVLKTITVFLLETPTISISPTKDAYIEGNTLTFMCASNSTTLPVSHNLLLNYTWIINNNIYSNSSRLSHSQRGEYLTIQGISGADALLEIKCSAVENIAQGFTSNKSNAAQFNVIYGPNASVISENTPYVVTEGEEMDQIICTSVCWPGCTQFWKNDTDNTTTAMSGIISLGTIARYHSGNYTCVSRNIRPEYLKESSSTISFVVQYSPDVLIKTVNTTSTESGIFLRCSAKGVPNKYIYYDWVQHWPGYGVVAIHPPNGDSFKLDSVSYQYSGIWYCSVSNGIVDYVTQNIKKNASVEILIKDAPVLVKPNLPSGSIHNIKVAESDREILIEVHIYSNSGPVRIHVYPLENGIRTKDEFEVIGLYQAEILLPVFEHYISTQGTIANVSLEVNGNAKSSRYVMMIKNDFKETLLTVELTKDLPTEQTYLVGAIVGSVVGGAALCLLVVLLVNCMRSTRISKNLAQATGSQSKETDRHSSELAAKYEMDNIQEYLDIQESIDQGSDLAAHYETLETNKTSHGNAYEDLIQKQET from the exons ATGTTCAAAATGGAGGTTTACTTGAAAtctatatgttttatacttcTTACAG CAAAGGTCATTTGCAACATTGTATATGAGGGTGATCCTGCAGTTTTGGTTTGCACTATTGCGAGTGACGCCTATCCTAGCTGGAACGGTCCCCCACACATAAGTGGACGTTCAACATTGTACAATTATGAGGCCAGTCAGCACTTTAATCCTGCTCTAATCGATAACAAACTGCTAAGGATGAAATGGGCGGAAAATAAACGAGACTTAAACTTCACTTCGGTTCTTCAAGAGGACGAGGGAAACTACTCTTGCTCTGCCGCATCTATAGGAACCATGTCAATAACAGTAACAGTTGAAG GACGAATATTTTCGCGACCTGGCAAACAACCAATACTGATTTACAATCACAACTATACGAATGATGGTTCAGTTGTCCTTGTGTCTCCAAGTGGAAACATCTTTCAAGCCATATGTCTAGATGGCAATTGCTATAATGACCAGTACTTAAATTGTAGCCTGTCGTCAAGTGGAAACATTTCAAATGGATCATTTCATATCATATTGGATACTTTTTGGCATGGTCAGGAAGGGGAGTACCAGTTCGAAAGCGCAGGgagtgttttaaaaacaataactgtATTTTTACTCG AAACACCAACAATCAGCATATCGCCCACCAAAGACGCTTACATTGAGGGCAATACCCTTACATTCATGTGTGCGAGTAATTCGACGACACTTCCTGTAAGCCATAACCTTCTTTTAAACTACACTTggataataaataacaatatttactcAAACAGTTCAAGACTTTCTCATTCACAACGAGGGGAATACCTAACAATTCAAGGGATTTCTGGAGCTGATGCGctattggaaataaaatgttctgCCGTGGAGAATATCGCACAGGGATTTACATCCAACAAAAGTAATGCCGCacaatttaatgttatat ATGGTCCAAATGCCTCAGTCATAAGCGAAAATACACCGTATGTCGTCACTGAAGGAGAAGAAATGGATCAAATCATATGCACGTCTGTTTGCTGGCCTGGATGCACACAATTTTGGAAAAACGACACAGATAATACCACTACGGCAATGTCCGGAATTATTTCTTTAGGGACGATTGCACGATATCATTCTGGAAATTATACTTGTGTTTCGAGAAATATAAGACCTGAGTATCTAAAAGAAAGTAGTTCTACAATTAGCTTTGTGGTTCAAT ACTCACCAGATGTGTTAATTAAAACAGTAAACACTACTTCGACGGAGTCAGGTATTTTCCTTCGATGTTCTGCCAAAGGCGTGcccaacaaatatatatactatgACTGGGTTCAGCACTGGCCTGGGTATGGTGTTGTAGCCATTCATCCCCCAAATGGAGATTCATTTAAGCTTGATAGTGTATCATACCAATATTCTGGGATTTGGTACTGCTCAGTGAGCAATGGCATTGTAGATTACGTCACACAGAATATCAAGAAAAATGCCTCTGTGGAAATTTTGATAAAAG ATGCGCCAGTGCTTGTCAAACCCAATCTACCCAGTGGAAGCATTCATAATATTAAAGTGGCCGAAAGCGATAGAGAGATCTTGATTGAAGTACATATCTACTCCAATTCTGGTCCCGTGAGGATACATGTATATCCACTAGAAAATGGCATAAGAACTAAGGATGAGTTTGAAGTAATAGGTTTGTATCAAGCTGAGATACTTCTGCCTGTGTTTGAACATTACATTTCGACACAAGGTACAATAGCAAATGTATCGTTGGAAGTCAACGGAAATGCGAAATCATCTCGTTACGTGATGATGATAAAGAACGACTTTAAAGAGACACTGTTGACAGTAGAGCTGACAAAAGACCTGCCAACCG AACAGACGTATTTAGTCGGGGCTATTGTTGGTAGTGTTGTTGGTGGGGCCGCACTTTGCCTTTTAGTAGTTTTACTTGTGAATTGTATGAGGTCTACAAGAATATCAAAGAACCTAGCGCAAG CAACTGGTTCTCAAAGCAAAGAAACGGACAG ACATTCATCAGAATTAGCAGCAAAATATGAAATGGATAACATTCAGGAATACCTTGACATACAAGAGAGTATTGATCAAGGCAGTGACTTAGCCGCCCATTATGAAACTTTGGAAACTAACAAGACGTCTCACGGCAATGCGTACGAAGATTTGATACAAAAGCAGGAGACTTGA
- the LOC128236073 gene encoding uncharacterized protein LOC128236073 gives MPETTCVVPFCSRKGRHKFPKDKARRDAWVHAIKRGKSKFEMWSPTKYSYICENHFTGDDYHSETYSGVERQKKALRKTAVPSVFSWTCQDTLQKKRARKDRCLSRDARKRKLFHDISNISEEPQPEFIAQKLEIVSDDLDVGAVEEVIPMDTETVSEVETDVQGIPSYVDAVVQTPKQPAFSIYNFEHDSAAVHFYTGLENYLKFMFVLSTLGPAAYHLNYIYHSVISVTVPDQFLIVLMKLRRHTTSFELSRMFNVAESVISNIFITWVLFMEKQWRELNIWPSQELVKHFAPSSFKRNYPNTRVIVDGTECPIKKPKNPTAQQATFSTYKNRNTVKVLIGTSPGGLVSYVSPSYGGSTSDRQIVERSSLAKMCDKKDSIMADKGFNVQDIFAPHDVFINIPTFFKKKNRMSNETVIRDRKIASKRVHVERIIGLAKTYKILTEPMIATETKLSSEIIFVCFMLCNFRNGIVPSYA, from the exons ATGCCTGAAACAACTTGTGTTGTACCATTTTGTTCACGAAAAGGACGTCATAAGTTTCCGAAGGACAAAGCCCGACGAGATGCATGGGTGCACGCAATTAAAAGGGGAAAATCGAAGTTCGAAATGTGGTCACCTACGAAGTACTCGTATATCTGTGAGAATCATTTCACGGGAGATGATTACCACTCTGAGACGTATTCTG gGGTCGAACGACAGAAAAAGGCTCTCCGAAAAACCGCCGTTCCAAGTGTGTTTTCTTGGACATGCCAAGACACATTGCAGAAGAAGAGGGCACGCAAGGACAGATGTCTCTCTCGAGATGCTAGAAAGAGGAAGCTATTCCACGACATTTCGAATATCAGTGAAGAGCCACAGCCAGAGTTTATTGCTCAGAAGTTAGAAATTGTTTCAGATGATTTGGATGTTGGGGCAGTTGAGGAAGTAATTCCAATGGACACTGAAACTGTATCTGAAGTTGAAACTGATGTGCAAGGGATACCTTCATATGTAGATGCTGTGGTTCAGACACCAAAACAACCagcattttctatttataactTTGAACATGATTCAGCAGCAGTTCATTTTTATACTGGacttgaaaattatttgaaatttatgtttgttttgagtACACTTGGACCAGCAGCATATCATCTGAACTATATATATCACTCTGTTATTAGTGTGACTGTGCCTGACcaatttttaattgtgttaatgaAACTTAGGCGACACACAACAAGCTTCGAACTGTCTAGAATGTTCAATGTTGCTGAAAGTgtaatttcaaacatattcattacatgGGTTCTCTTCATGGAGAAACAGTGGAGGGAACTCAACATCTGGCCGAGCCAAGAACTTGTTAAGCACTTTGCTCCAAGCAGTTTCAAAAGAAACTACCCAAACACACGTGTTATAGTAGATGGAACAGAATGTCCAATTAAAAAACCTAAAAACCCAACTGCCCAGCAAGCCACGTTTTCAACATATAAAAACAGGAACACTGTCAAAGTACTGATAGGAACTTCACCAGGGGGTTTGGTTTCATATGTGTCACCTTCATACGGAGGCTCAACAAGTGACAGGCAGATTGTGGAGCGTAGCTCATTAGCTAAGATGTGCGATAAAAAAGACAGTATTATGGCCGACAAAGGTTTTAATGTACAGGACATTTTTGCGCCGCATGATGTATTTATTAACATTCCAACattctttaagaaaaaaaatagaatgtcCAATGAAACTGTGATAAGAGATCGGAAAATTGCAAGTAAACGGGTGCATGTAGAGAGGATTATTGGACTGGCGAAAACATACAAGATACTGACAGAGCCCATGATAGCAACAGAAACCAAACTCTCATCTGAAAtaatttttgtgtgttttatgctGTGTAATTTTAGAAATGGCATTGTGCCCTCATATGCCTGa
- the LOC128235963 gene encoding uncharacterized protein LOC128235963, translated as MTTSKYIVKIGTHINILPRGGGGGHTRDFRQKTISDRREFDTPNNSGSRVLDIRRILHLGTRSCIDNRISYPGTRSLDNCTVALKKWRTNFHTFHPSQLKRCVNGWIASQKISQPYLKVNIWLEHLNNVAANRERGQAKAAETRSLKKKELRTETTPGGAATSTATTHRSSARSPNHSQAQSAPDNIMVDVSRFGRRRVPKRFDEYIM; from the exons ATGACAACATCCAAGTACATCGTGAAG ATTGGCACACACATCAATATTTTGCCCCGGGGGGGGGGCGGCGGGCATACACGGGACTTTAGACAGAAGACAATTTCCGACAGGCGGGAATTTGACACGCCGAATAATTCCGGGTCCCGGGTTTTAGACATAAGACGGATTTTACATCTCGGTACCCGGAGTTGTATAGACAACCGTATTTCGTATCCCGGTACCCGGAGTTTAGACAACTGTACTGTCGCACTAAAAAAATGGCGGACAAACTTTCACACGTTTCATCCTTCTCAGTTAAAGAGATGTGTGAATGGGTGGATAGCATCTCAAAAGATCTCACAACCATATTTAAAG GTTAACATTTGGTTGGAGCACCTCAACAATGTCGCTGCAAACAGAGAAAGGGGCCAGGCAAAGGCTGCAGAGACACGGTCTCTGAAAAAG AAAGAGTTGAGGACAGAGACAACTCCTGGTGGTGCTGCCACATCGACTGCGACTACCCATAGAAGTTCCGCTAGGAGCCCAAACCATAGCCAGGCTCAGAGTGCACCAGACA ATATCATGGTAGATGTTTCGAGGTTTGGACGGAGGAGGGTACCAAAAagatttgatgaatatattatgtaa